Within Spinacia oleracea cultivar Varoflay chromosome 4, BTI_SOV_V1, whole genome shotgun sequence, the genomic segment AGTGGCTAGTAAACAAAACTTCAAAGCATCACAAACCTTATCCTTCCTTCCTCAAATGCATCATCTTTGCTCTCTATCCCCTCAAACTCCATTACCAACTAACTATTTCCTCTTCAACCCCATTACTAAAACCGATAATCCCACTactaacaataacaataattattattgttattattatggtTTAATTAGGAGAATTAATCCAGTAATTAAACCCAAAAGAGGAAATAATTATCAAAGGTGGATTTCAAGAGTGGGAAATGATGATTCAGAATTTGAAGTGGATACAAATAAGGCTAGACAAGCTCTTAGTGATCTTGACCAACAGCTTGAATCTCTTTCTGTTAAACAAGTCAATCCTCCTAAAATAAGAGGTTTTTTTCATTCTTctcttcttttatttttgtttaattaaatCAAAGTTCATATTATATAGCTAAGTAGCTTTTTAATCAATTACATAATGACGTTGGATATAAAAATTAAAGGGACAATTAACTAAATAATCACGTATTGATTAACGGGGAGTTTTAAGCATGTTAGAAGTTTTTCCATTAAATATTTAGGGAAAGTTGTacagaataagttaaaatataTAAGGGGGCAATTAACTAAATAATCACGCATTGGGTAATTGAGAGTTTTAAAAATGTTAAAAGTTTTTCCATTAAATATTTAGGGAGAGTTGTACAAAATAAGTTAAAGTATAGTACAAAATAAAAGATATTT encodes:
- the LOC110801429 gene encoding uncharacterized protein: MHHLCSLSPQTPLPTNYFLFNPITKTDNPTTNNNNNYYCYYYGLIRRINPVIKPKRGNNYQRWISRVGNDDSEFEVDTNKARQALSDLDQQLESLSVKQVNPPKIRASSIGNLKEQVKNEPPEITESFLGYTAFVFFMFSIFYNILFITVIKPSIDGPDKDILSTNDVTIAYRVPD